A stretch of the Halomonas sp. CH40 genome encodes the following:
- a CDS encoding DEAD/DEAH box helicase, which yields MSDSHLTNNAMGLYIALIQHRWQQFFDSASVNRGLYYAQHGNVLDGVTIERDEEWLTLSGEVKGSEKCPYQTAITINVLDRELLTDCSCPVGSRCKHAVALIQAFLNQMIGGPENRKERQLSSGGAGKPNEHDMLKKRWENWITQLSSASASPDPQDCVGAEYRLALFVDSRDWAGQIQNLAVLPVWLRPSKQKSKSKKQSWVSPRPIDVEYGGKLLPAPEGGWPSEQEDLLDQLMHGGHEFSWSRAHERLKLVSHAFQARALWTLIESDTPPLVFFRKQTGPQLEPGGDCQLAPRWQADSKGVQHLKAATLPEGALSSNAMIAKVGRGLCYLDPDKGLFGRMEGSVELVEKLHRSPPVPPEISRWLSERLDQLPAFADQLPPPTKVEEKTLKNVAPTLKVTMCVAEGQVGFRHGAPLPRWVRVGAGVVSFDYAGIDVPPEEKNTSQGYRDGQRLTVQRDLEAERALVRKLPSGMVILEQLMKVDAVPDHLEVPPWTLLLPRNGELPRQATEWQTHLAGPDEWWAMIDILRKAGCLIAFSDEFPKPPIYLEPEAWYGELEPSGNGWFDLALDIDVEGERINLLPILRQLLRRDDFPLEADENEPSEASWTVDLGERRHLTLPLAKLRALMAPILDWLGDEREAESRVALPLTAAEHLAPVAEHERWGGREEVTALAQRLRKLPASLPAPDGFSGELRDYQARGLAWLHFLAELGTGGILADDMGLGKTVQVLAHVLDERARGALKTPTLVIAPTSLVGNWCSEAARFAPTLKVMALQGNKAQRERQFDQALPEADLVVTTYALLIRDLERLRETAFGLLVLDEAQAIKNAASQTARAVRALDAERALAMTGTPLENHLGELWAQLDAVAPGALGSQQWFGQHFRTPIEKEGNGAVREQLSRRLAPLMLRRTKQQVLAELPQITETRREVTLTGTQRELYESLRLAQHQRVQQAVAERGLASSGIVMLDALLKLRQVCCDPRLVKLDSARKVKRSAKLDQLQTLLPPLIEEGRRILVFSQFTEMLELISQALEKAGITYTSLTGDTPGKVRTQRVAAFQQGEIPVFLISLKAGGTGLNLTAADTVIHYDPWWNPAVEAQATGRAHRMGQQNPVFVYKLICAGTVEERIHDLQVRKADLAASILEGGAERQSDGPLFEEEDLELLFAPIT from the coding sequence ATGTCTGATAGCCATCTCACCAATAATGCCATGGGGCTGTACATTGCGCTGATTCAGCACCGTTGGCAGCAATTTTTTGATAGCGCATCGGTGAATCGTGGCCTCTACTATGCCCAGCATGGGAATGTGTTGGACGGCGTGACGATTGAACGCGATGAGGAGTGGCTGACTCTCTCCGGTGAGGTTAAGGGGAGTGAAAAGTGCCCTTACCAGACAGCTATCACTATCAATGTGCTTGATAGGGAGTTGTTAACCGACTGTAGCTGTCCGGTGGGTTCCAGATGCAAGCATGCGGTGGCCTTGATCCAGGCTTTTCTGAACCAGATGATTGGCGGGCCTGAAAATCGGAAGGAACGTCAGTTGTCTTCCGGGGGTGCGGGTAAACCGAATGAACATGACATGCTCAAAAAGCGCTGGGAAAACTGGATCACACAGCTATCGTCAGCCTCAGCGTCGCCTGATCCGCAAGACTGTGTCGGTGCCGAGTACCGGCTGGCTCTTTTTGTTGATAGCCGTGATTGGGCGGGGCAAATTCAAAATCTCGCGGTGTTGCCGGTATGGTTGCGTCCCTCCAAGCAGAAAAGTAAAAGCAAAAAGCAGAGCTGGGTGTCGCCACGTCCTATTGATGTTGAGTACGGCGGCAAGCTGTTGCCAGCCCCTGAAGGAGGTTGGCCGTCTGAGCAGGAAGACCTTCTTGATCAACTGATGCACGGCGGGCACGAGTTCAGTTGGTCCAGAGCGCATGAACGCTTGAAGCTGGTATCCCATGCCTTTCAGGCCCGCGCATTGTGGACCCTGATAGAAAGTGACACACCGCCATTAGTGTTTTTCCGCAAGCAGACGGGGCCTCAGCTGGAACCTGGCGGCGATTGCCAATTGGCGCCGCGCTGGCAGGCAGACAGCAAGGGAGTGCAGCATCTGAAAGCCGCCACTTTGCCGGAAGGTGCCCTTTCATCTAATGCGATGATTGCCAAGGTTGGGCGCGGCCTTTGCTATCTCGACCCTGATAAGGGGTTGTTTGGCCGCATGGAGGGCTCTGTCGAGCTGGTTGAAAAGCTACATCGATCACCGCCGGTGCCACCAGAGATCAGCCGCTGGCTGAGTGAGCGGCTTGATCAATTGCCAGCGTTTGCTGATCAGCTTCCGCCGCCAACAAAAGTAGAAGAGAAAACCCTCAAGAATGTCGCGCCAACACTCAAGGTGACTATGTGCGTGGCGGAAGGCCAGGTTGGCTTTCGCCACGGTGCGCCGCTGCCGCGCTGGGTTCGCGTGGGGGCTGGCGTGGTGAGCTTTGACTACGCGGGCATTGACGTGCCGCCGGAAGAAAAAAACACCTCCCAAGGGTACCGTGATGGGCAGCGATTGACGGTTCAGCGGGATCTTGAAGCTGAGCGCGCGCTGGTACGCAAACTGCCATCCGGCATGGTGATCCTCGAACAGCTGATGAAAGTGGATGCTGTCCCTGATCATCTGGAGGTACCACCCTGGACCCTGCTGCTGCCCCGTAATGGCGAACTGCCCAGGCAGGCAACCGAGTGGCAAACGCATCTGGCCGGCCCCGATGAGTGGTGGGCGATGATTGATATCCTGCGTAAAGCGGGTTGCCTGATTGCGTTCAGCGATGAGTTCCCTAAACCCCCGATCTACCTGGAGCCTGAAGCCTGGTACGGTGAGCTTGAGCCGTCGGGCAATGGCTGGTTTGACCTGGCGCTGGATATCGACGTGGAGGGGGAGCGGATCAACCTTCTGCCGATTCTGCGGCAATTGCTCCGGCGTGATGATTTCCCCCTGGAAGCGGATGAAAATGAACCCAGTGAGGCAAGCTGGACGGTGGATCTGGGCGAACGTCGCCACCTGACGTTGCCGCTGGCGAAGTTGCGGGCCTTGATGGCGCCCATTCTGGATTGGCTGGGCGATGAGCGTGAAGCCGAATCCAGAGTTGCCTTGCCCCTGACGGCAGCCGAGCACCTTGCTCCCGTGGCGGAGCATGAGCGTTGGGGTGGGCGTGAGGAAGTGACCGCCCTGGCGCAGCGCCTGCGTAAACTTCCGGCAAGCTTGCCTGCACCGGATGGTTTCAGCGGTGAGCTGCGCGATTATCAGGCCAGGGGACTGGCCTGGTTGCATTTTCTCGCTGAGCTGGGGACAGGGGGCATTCTGGCTGACGATATGGGGCTGGGCAAAACGGTGCAGGTGCTGGCCCATGTGTTGGACGAGCGGGCACGTGGCGCCCTGAAAACGCCGACGCTGGTAATCGCCCCGACCAGTCTGGTCGGTAACTGGTGTAGCGAGGCAGCACGTTTTGCACCGACACTCAAGGTGATGGCGCTGCAGGGTAATAAGGCCCAGCGTGAGCGCCAGTTTGACCAGGCGCTGCCGGAAGCGGATCTGGTCGTGACCACCTATGCGCTGTTGATTCGTGATCTGGAACGTCTGCGTGAAACGGCCTTTGGTCTACTGGTGCTGGATGAAGCACAGGCGATCAAGAACGCTGCCAGTCAGACGGCTCGGGCGGTGCGTGCCCTGGACGCCGAGCGCGCTTTGGCGATGACCGGTACGCCCCTGGAAAACCACTTGGGTGAGCTGTGGGCGCAACTGGATGCCGTGGCACCCGGTGCGCTGGGCAGCCAGCAATGGTTTGGTCAGCACTTTCGAACGCCGATCGAGAAAGAAGGCAATGGGGCTGTTCGTGAGCAACTGTCGCGTCGCCTTGCCCCGCTGATGCTGCGGCGAACCAAGCAGCAGGTACTGGCGGAACTCCCGCAAATCACCGAGACCCGTCGTGAAGTCACCCTGACGGGCACCCAACGTGAGCTGTATGAAAGCCTGCGTCTGGCTCAGCACCAGCGTGTTCAGCAAGCCGTGGCAGAACGCGGCCTGGCCAGCTCCGGCATTGTGATGCTGGATGCCCTGCTTAAGTTGCGTCAGGTGTGCTGCGACCCGCGTCTGGTCAAGCTGGATAGTGCCCGCAAGGTTAAGCGCTCAGCCAAGCTTGACCAACTACAGACATTATTGCCGCCGCTGATTGAGGAAGGACGGCGAATTCTGGTGTTTTCACAGTTTACCGAAATGCTGGAGCTGATCAGTCAGGCACTGGAAAAGGCCGGTATCACCTACACTAGCCTGACCGGCGACACACCTGGCAAGGTGCGTACACAGCGTGTGGCAGCATTTCAGCAGGGTGAGATTCCGGTTTTTCTGATCAGCCTGAAAGCAGGCGGTACCGGGCTTAACCTGACAGCCGCCGATACCGTGATTCACTATGACCCCTGGTGGAACCCAGCAGTAGAGGCGCAGGCGACTGGCCGTGCCCATCGTATGGGCCAGCAGAACCCGGTCTTTGTCTACAAGCTGATCTGTGCAGGCACTGTGGAGGAACGCATTCATGATCTGCAGGTACGCAAGGCCGACCTTGCGGCCTCAATTCTGGAAGGCGGTGCTGAGCGTCAGAGCGATGGCCCGCTGTTTGAGGAAGAAGACCTGGAGTTGCTGTTCGCCCCGATAACCTGA
- a CDS encoding NYN domain-containing protein, translating to MTSVAIFVDTQNVYYTVREAYGKHFDYRRFWAKVTANRAVLAARCYAIDKGDAKQREFQNILRSIGFDVRLKPFIQRMDGSAKGDWDVGITLDAIEYAAKADVVVLVSGDGDFDLLAQKIREVYGKRVEVYGVAQLTAASLINAASQFIPIERDLLLG from the coding sequence ATGACAAGCGTCGCCATTTTCGTGGATACCCAGAACGTCTACTACACCGTGCGCGAAGCCTACGGCAAACACTTCGATTATCGCCGGTTCTGGGCGAAGGTGACGGCGAACCGAGCAGTGTTGGCTGCCCGCTGCTACGCCATCGACAAGGGCGATGCCAAGCAGCGTGAGTTTCAGAATATCCTCCGTTCGATTGGCTTTGATGTTCGGCTAAAACCGTTTATCCAGCGCATGGATGGTTCCGCCAAGGGCGACTGGGACGTGGGTATCACGCTGGATGCTATCGAATACGCGGCGAAAGCGGATGTGGTGGTGCTGGTCTCTGGCGATGGCGATTTTGATCTGCTGGCGCAGAAAATTCGTGAGGTGTACGGCAAGCGTGTCGAGGTCTACGGCGTGGCCCAGCTCACCGCGGCCTCCCTCATTAATGCTGCGAGCCAGTTTATACCGATTGAACGCGATCTGCTGCTTGGGTGA
- a CDS encoding virulence protein RhuM/Fic/DOC family protein, with translation MAELFGKDVRTVNEHVGNVFVEGELEKALTIRKFRIVRQEGRRQVQREIDHYNLDMIISVGYRVKSQRGVQFRKWATQVLKDHLVQGYTLNQRRLTERGIEFEQAVDLLSRTLTNQGLVSNEGEAVARVISDYARSWSLLQGYDEQQLAEVGIKQPDMQPLGLEEALQAIGELKQTLIAKGEATELFGQLRGDGLASALATIEQGFGDELFYPNVATRAAHLLYFVIKNHPLADGNKRCGSFLFLWYLRRNAALLAKRVEQFINDNTLVALALLVAESQPDQKTLMIRLIEHFLLLKAPSCG, from the coding sequence ATGGCTGAATTGTTCGGTAAAGATGTCCGAACTGTCAATGAGCATGTAGGAAATGTATTCGTTGAGGGCGAATTGGAAAAAGCTTTAACTATCCGGAAATTCCGGATAGTTCGCCAAGAGGGTAGGCGCCAAGTTCAGCGGGAGATCGATCACTACAATCTGGATATGATCATCTCCGTTGGTTATCGGGTGAAATCTCAGCGTGGCGTCCAATTTCGCAAATGGGCCACTCAAGTTCTCAAAGATCACCTAGTGCAGGGCTATACCCTCAATCAGCGCCGCCTAACCGAGCGTGGCATTGAGTTCGAGCAGGCCGTTGATCTGCTCAGCCGCACCTTGACCAACCAAGGCCTGGTCTCCAACGAAGGAGAGGCCGTCGCCCGGGTGATCAGCGACTACGCCCGCTCCTGGAGTTTGCTACAGGGCTACGATGAGCAGCAGCTCGCGGAAGTAGGTATTAAGCAGCCGGATATGCAGCCCTTAGGGTTGGAAGAGGCACTTCAGGCCATCGGCGAGCTTAAACAGACCCTGATTGCCAAAGGGGAGGCCACCGAGTTGTTCGGTCAGTTACGGGGTGACGGTCTGGCGTCTGCCCTGGCCACCATTGAGCAAGGTTTTGGGGATGAGCTTTTTTACCCTAACGTCGCCACCCGCGCTGCACACCTGCTTTATTTTGTGATCAAGAATCATCCTCTGGCCGATGGCAACAAACGCTGCGGCTCCTTTCTATTCCTGTGGTACCTGCGCCGCAACGCCGCGTTGCTGGCAAAGCGAGTAGAGCAATTTATCAATGACAATACTCTAGTGGCTCTGGCCCTATTGGTGGCGGAAAGTCAGCCGGATCAGAAGACGCTGATGATCCGGTTAATTGAGCACTTCCTGCTGCTGAAAGCGCCCAGCTGTGGATAA
- a CDS encoding Fic family protein gives MYIWEQRHWPHFEWDEPVLRPTLDALRLLQGRVLGKTEAAYGQADLDVEMDALIQNALRTSEIEGERLDVDSVRSSVARQLGLEQAGVSARTTPESEALVELLLQSTHQLDEPLSREQLCLWQSMLFVQGPGVLGNVRVGKLRGDYPMQVVSGRLDQPTVHFEAPPRGQLEVELDAFLAWFNHPPQGLDGLVRAGITHLWLITLHPFDDGNGRVTRAVTDRALAQAEHQSVRFYSLSAAIMARRSAYYDQLESVQQGSLDITPWLLWFLETLKEALEQALLRIDRVLIKATFWQRHATTVLNERQIKVLNRLLDTAGEEFAQGINARKYQSLAKVSKATATRDLAELVDKGCLYQLPGGGRSTRYSVTPR, from the coding sequence ATGTATATCTGGGAACAGCGGCATTGGCCGCATTTTGAGTGGGATGAGCCCGTTCTTCGGCCTACGCTGGATGCCCTGCGGTTACTGCAGGGCAGGGTGTTGGGTAAAACTGAGGCGGCCTACGGTCAGGCTGATCTGGACGTGGAAATGGATGCGCTGATCCAGAATGCACTTCGTACCAGCGAAATCGAAGGTGAGCGCCTGGATGTGGACTCTGTGAGGTCTTCCGTTGCCCGCCAGCTAGGGTTAGAGCAGGCCGGTGTCTCTGCCAGAACAACACCAGAATCTGAAGCGCTGGTCGAGCTATTGCTGCAATCCACGCATCAGTTGGATGAACCGCTTTCCCGAGAACAGCTTTGCCTCTGGCAATCCATGCTGTTTGTGCAAGGCCCCGGCGTGCTTGGCAATGTACGTGTTGGCAAGTTGCGTGGCGATTACCCCATGCAAGTGGTTTCGGGGCGGCTTGATCAGCCTACCGTTCATTTTGAAGCGCCGCCACGTGGGCAGTTGGAGGTTGAGCTGGATGCGTTTCTTGCGTGGTTCAACCACCCACCTCAGGGGCTTGATGGGCTGGTTCGCGCTGGCATTACCCATTTATGGTTGATTACCTTGCACCCCTTTGATGATGGCAATGGCCGCGTCACTCGGGCGGTGACAGACCGAGCACTGGCACAGGCAGAGCATCAATCTGTCCGCTTCTATTCACTAAGCGCTGCCATCATGGCAAGGCGCAGCGCTTACTACGATCAGCTTGAAAGCGTTCAGCAAGGCAGCCTCGATATTACGCCGTGGCTGTTGTGGTTTCTGGAGACGTTGAAAGAGGCGCTTGAACAGGCACTGTTAAGAATCGACCGTGTATTAATCAAAGCCACCTTCTGGCAGCGTCATGCGACCACCGTGCTGAACGAACGACAGATCAAGGTGCTGAACCGGTTGTTGGATACCGCAGGAGAGGAGTTTGCGCAGGGTATTAATGCCCGCAAGTACCAATCGCTGGCTAAAGTGAGTAAAGCCACTGCCACGCGGGATTTGGCTGAACTGGTGGATAAAGGCTGCCTTTATCAGCTTCCCGGTGGTGGGCGAAGTACGCGTTATTCGGTGACGCCCAGATGA
- a CDS encoding MFS transporter, with protein MKVAKLFQVRSPEIRALHLTWIAFFITFYVWFNMAPLATSMLREMDWLTQDHIRLFAICNVALTIPARIIVGMALDRFGPRRVFSILMVTMSIPALTFAFGDTMTQLLVSRLILSSIGAGFVVGIHMTALWFKPRDIGFAEGFYAGWGNFGSAAAAMTLPTIAITLYGGDDGWRWAIAQSAVVMAAYGVYYWFGITDGPSSHSHRKTRKAMAMEVSTWGDMVKLILWTIPLVGCLAILVWRIQDLGFMSTGAAIIAYLVIFAIIVYQVTQIIRVNVPILKKGVPEDDKYSFNSVAALNSTYFANFGAELAVISMLPMFFEQTWGLTAAAAGIIASSFAFVNLVARPMGGAVSDRMGNRRFVMLSYMFGIFIGFTLMATMNESWPLIVAIAVTIFTSFFVQGSEGATFGIIPSIKRRITGQISGMAGAYGNVGAVVYLTIFTFVTPTQFFYILAAGAFLSWLICFIWLKEPEGAFAEEYHVSSVDRMIAEADGPHH; from the coding sequence TGGTTCAACATGGCGCCGCTGGCCACCAGCATGCTGCGTGAAATGGACTGGCTGACCCAGGATCATATTCGTCTCTTTGCTATCTGTAACGTCGCCCTGACCATTCCCGCCCGTATCATTGTGGGCATGGCGCTTGACCGCTTCGGCCCACGGCGGGTGTTTTCAATTCTGATGGTCACTATGTCAATCCCGGCGCTGACCTTTGCCTTTGGCGATACCATGACCCAGCTGCTGGTCTCACGGCTGATCCTCAGCTCCATCGGTGCGGGCTTCGTGGTGGGTATCCACATGACGGCACTGTGGTTCAAGCCGCGCGATATCGGCTTTGCAGAAGGCTTCTACGCAGGCTGGGGTAACTTTGGTTCTGCCGCTGCCGCCATGACGCTGCCGACCATTGCCATCACCCTGTATGGCGGTGACGACGGTTGGCGCTGGGCCATCGCCCAGAGCGCTGTGGTCATGGCCGCCTACGGGGTCTATTACTGGTTCGGAATTACCGATGGCCCCAGTTCCCATTCCCACCGTAAGACACGCAAGGCCATGGCCATGGAAGTCAGCACCTGGGGCGATATGGTCAAGCTGATCCTGTGGACCATTCCTCTGGTCGGCTGTCTGGCCATTCTGGTCTGGCGCATTCAGGATCTGGGCTTCATGTCCACAGGTGCCGCCATCATCGCTTATCTGGTGATCTTCGCGATCATCGTTTACCAGGTCACCCAGATCATCCGCGTCAATGTGCCCATCCTGAAAAAAGGCGTGCCGGAGGACGACAAGTATTCCTTTAACAGCGTCGCTGCCCTGAACAGCACCTATTTTGCCAACTTTGGCGCTGAACTGGCGGTGATCTCCATGCTGCCCATGTTCTTTGAGCAGACCTGGGGGCTGACCGCTGCCGCCGCTGGCATCATTGCGTCGTCATTTGCCTTTGTGAATCTGGTGGCTCGCCCCATGGGCGGTGCTGTTTCTGACCGTATGGGCAACCGTCGCTTTGTCATGCTCAGCTATATGTTCGGGATCTTCATCGGCTTTACCCTGATGGCGACCATGAACGAAAGCTGGCCACTGATCGTCGCCATTGCGGTGACCATCTTTACCTCTTTCTTTGTTCAAGGTTCAGAAGGTGCCACTTTCGGGATTATTCCTTCCATCAAGCGGCGCATTACCGGGCAGATTTCGGGGATGGCGGGTGCCTACGGCAACGTCGGTGCGGTGGTCTACCTGACCATTTTCACCTTTGTCACCCCCACCCAGTTCTTCTACATTCTGGCCGCAGGCGCCTTTCTGAGCTGGCTGATCTGCTTTATCTGGCTGAAAGAACCTGAAGGGGCCTTTGCCGAGGAATACCATGTCTCTTCGGTTGACCGCATGATTGCCGAAGCTGACGGCCCGCACCATTAA
- a CDS encoding winged helix-turn-helix transcriptional regulator: MVHRDYSNAGRDIKVGIYDDILNIVSPGGLPNGLTLSEALKGRSEIRNKVLARVFKELGYIEQWGSGMSRIRELCQQASNPEPAFSESGDFVDIEFARDTSLAATDTDETGGPMDGSMGGSISGKVAQTELTDRQLAVLELIKRDPHMPYRKMAEELGINDSAVKKHLDKLKAAGAIERVGGTRGYWKVKV, translated from the coding sequence GTGGTGCATCGTGATTACAGCAATGCCGGGCGTGATATCAAAGTCGGCATCTACGATGACATACTGAACATCGTCTCTCCCGGTGGCCTCCCAAATGGCCTCACCCTGAGCGAAGCCTTAAAAGGCCGCTCGGAAATCCGCAATAAAGTGCTGGCCCGGGTCTTCAAGGAGTTGGGTTACATCGAACAGTGGGGCAGCGGCATGAGCCGTATTCGGGAACTGTGTCAGCAAGCGAGCAACCCCGAGCCTGCATTCAGTGAAAGCGGGGATTTTGTGGATATTGAGTTTGCCAGGGATACCAGCCTGGCGGCTACAGATACCGATGAAACAGGTGGCCCAATGGATGGCTCAATGGGTGGCTCAATCTCAGGGAAGGTGGCTCAAACCGAACTCACCGATCGCCAGTTAGCCGTACTGGAACTCATCAAGCGAGACCCACACATGCCCTACCGGAAAATGGCAGAAGAACTCGGTATCAACGACTCCGCAGTAAAGAAGCATTTGGACAAGCTGAAGGCAGCTGGCGCGATTGAACGGGTTGGCGGTACGCGGGGCTACTGGAAGGTGAAAGTATGA
- a CDS encoding peptidoglycan-binding protein has translation MKFRYLLAPITAAVILSGCATSQQNVTETEEFKELMSRQAQLTAENNRLEELLNESSQSSLLPPNAKPNHCYARVVVPAVYKTETETVLVAEESERVTVIPAQYETVTERVVVEEAYEELRVIPATYKTVTEQVLVSEASTELRTIPAEYRTVTEEIMVSPAYTTWEKGRGAIERIDQATGEIMCLVEVPAEYKTVTRQELVSPERTVEVDVPAQYKTVTRRVVDQPARTETVTVPAVYETVEVVREVRKPQQQKTRIPAEYAEVTKQRMVSDADLEWREILCETNTTEDVVRRVQVALEQKGYDPVWIDGVYGDRTRNAVIQYQKDNGLPYGQLTMGTLQHMGVEL, from the coding sequence ATGAAGTTTCGCTATCTCTTGGCGCCAATTACGGCTGCTGTCATTTTATCTGGCTGTGCCACTAGTCAGCAAAACGTGACAGAAACCGAGGAATTCAAAGAGTTGATGAGCCGTCAGGCCCAATTAACGGCTGAGAACAATCGGCTAGAAGAATTGTTAAATGAATCATCCCAATCAAGTCTTCTGCCACCGAATGCCAAGCCTAATCATTGTTATGCGCGCGTTGTCGTTCCTGCTGTCTATAAAACCGAGACCGAAACAGTGTTGGTCGCTGAAGAAAGCGAGCGCGTAACGGTGATTCCGGCTCAGTATGAAACGGTTACCGAGCGGGTAGTCGTCGAAGAAGCCTACGAAGAACTCAGGGTAATTCCTGCTACCTATAAAACAGTCACCGAACAGGTTTTGGTATCTGAAGCCAGTACAGAGCTCAGGACAATTCCAGCCGAGTACCGTACGGTGACTGAAGAGATTATGGTTAGCCCAGCTTATACGACTTGGGAGAAGGGTAGAGGCGCGATTGAGCGTATTGATCAAGCGACGGGCGAGATCATGTGTCTTGTTGAAGTGCCGGCTGAATACAAGACGGTCACGCGTCAGGAGCTTGTCAGCCCTGAAAGAACCGTTGAAGTAGACGTGCCCGCCCAGTACAAAACGGTGACGCGTCGCGTGGTTGATCAGCCAGCACGCACTGAAACAGTGACTGTTCCGGCGGTTTATGAAACCGTTGAAGTGGTGCGTGAAGTGCGTAAGCCGCAGCAGCAAAAAACCAGGATTCCAGCGGAGTATGCCGAGGTGACCAAGCAGCGTATGGTCAGTGATGCAGACCTGGAATGGCGTGAAATACTGTGTGAAACCAACACGACCGAAGACGTCGTACGTCGTGTGCAAGTGGCGCTTGAGCAGAAAGGCTATGACCCTGTGTGGATTGACGGCGTCTATGGTGACAGGACACGTAATGCTGTTATTCAGTACCAGAAGGATAACGGCCTACCATATGGCCAGTTGACCATGGGAACATTGCAGCACATGGGCGTTGAGCTGTAA